Genomic window (Mustela erminea isolate mMusErm1 chromosome X, mMusErm1.Pri, whole genome shotgun sequence):
tggggaggatgggcagaAGCGACGACGCAACCGGCCTGAAGCCTTCCCCACTGCTGAAGATATCTTTGCTAAGTTCCAGCATCTTTCACATTATGACCAGCACCAGGTCACGGCTCAGGTGTGGGCCTAGGTCCTGCCCTTTTCCCAACATTCTGCCAGCCTGccctgttttcctttcctcctccttctatcCCCGCTAGGCAGGCTAAGCCTCCTGGTCTCATCCCTGTCTGccatcttccttttcttgcttcCCTGGTTCTTTCTGCGTCTCTCCACTCCCGTCTCACTCCCACTGCCCTTATTAGGTCTCCCGGAATGTTCTGGAACAGATCACAAGCTTTGCCCTTGGCATGTCATACCATTTGCCTCTGGTGCAGCATGTGCAGTTCATCTTCGACCTCATGGAATATTCACTCAGCATCAGTGGCCTCATCGACTTTGCCATTCAGGTGGGGAAGTTGGGGAGATGAGGGTGGAAGAAGGTGTTTGTGCTGTATGGGGTCCCGAGGTCAAGAGTCGGGCCTCAAGCCTGTGTCCTGGGCTACTTGGGATGGGCAGGAAAGCCAGCCCGGTGGGGGCTGGAGGGTCAGGTGGAACACGAGCTAAGAAGGCCCAGACTAGCGGCTCACGTGCTCCACAGGGAGGCCCAAGAGATAGATGAGAGCATTGGGTACGGACTGTCCTCCTGCAGTGGAGTTCATAAAACTGTATCCTAGAGATGGGTTAGATTGTCAATGTGGCTTGTGGCgttaatagaataaaggacagTGGCGTATGGCAACAGGGTCCTTCTAGACTGAGGCAGCTGCAGTGGAAAGGGGCTCGGGCCTGTCTGGGCAGTTGCCTCACGGGAAGGGAGGTTATATGGCACACAGGGGCCTCTTCTCATCTCTCACCacttcccaacacacacatacttgCTCTGCCAGCTCCTAAATGAACTAAGCGTAGTCGAGGCCGAGTTGCTTCTCAAGTCCTCAGATCTGGTGGGCAGCTACACTACCAGCCTGTGCCTGTGCATCGTGGCCGTCCTGCGGCACTACCATGCCTGCCTCATCCTCAACCAGGACCAGATGGCCCAGGTCTTCGAGGGGTAAGTGGGGGCCGCGAAATAACTGGGTGGCTCGGGGCTCTGGCTAGTGCCAGTGGAAGCAGGCCCCTGAAGGACATGGGGCTCTCGCCATGGCCAAGCCTCTGCCATTTGGGCAGGCAGGGAAGACTAGTACCAAGAGCCATGAGCCTGTGTCCGGGGACCTTCATGCCTTGGCTGTGCACATGGCTTACGGACCATCTCAACCTTGCACCCTCGTGACAGGCTGTGTGGCGTAGTGAAGCATGGGATGAACCGGTCAGATGGCTCCTCGGCGGAACGCTGTATCCTTGCTTATCTCTATGATCTGTACACCTCCTGTAGCCATTTAAAGAGCAAATTTGGGGAGCTCTTCAGGTAAGAGAGGTGGGAGGTGAGGGTAGAGAGTGGGACCTTGGCCCATCTCCTTCCCATTACCGCTCAACTCAGGAGCAGGGCACAGCCTAGGACCCCGCTGTCTCTGGCCATCTGGGAACTCTGTCCTTCATGTGTTCTTGGTTCTGGAGAGTAGGCCTGCCTCCTTATCAGCCTGGCCTCCAGCCCATCTCCAAAGGGCCCACactcctcctcccagcctccagaagccTCCCGTGCCTTGTTCTCACTGGGTCCCTGTCCCGCCCACTCGGCTTGGTCCCATCTCCCTTTTGCTTGTCTCAGGGTCCCCGGtgcctcccttttttcccctcctctcccccttcccaacCATCCCTCTGCCTCGCCAGATCATCCCCGACATTGCCGtgtcccttctcccactcctgcaGCGACTTCTGTTCCAAGGTGAAAAACACCATCTACTGCAATGTGGAGCCCTCAGAATCCAACATGCGCTGGGCACCCGAGTTCATGATTGACACTCTGGAGAACCCCGCAGCTCACACCTTCACCTACACGGGGCTAGGCAAGAGTCTTAGTGAGAACCCTGCTAACCGCTACAGCTTTGTCTGCAATGCCCTTATGCACGTCTGTGTGGGGCACCATGATCCCGATAGGTATGGGGTGTACTGAGTGGGGAACGGCGCTCCTGCCTGAGTTTGGGAGGGATGAGATGCCCGGGAGGTATGGCAAACTTGGTTACTGCTGGGGTGGAGATGAAAAGTTAATGAGTCTGAGGTTTTGTGGAACAAGGTTTTTCCTGAGGGCGTTTGTACTTCTCCCCAGGGTGAATGACATCGCAATCCTGTGTGCGGAGCTGACAGGCTATTGCAAGTCACTGAGTGCCGAATGGCTAGGGGTCCTGAAGGCCTTGTGCTGCTCCTCTAACAATGGCACTTGTGGTTTCAACGACCTTCTTTGCAACGTAGATGTGAGACTTCTGCCGGTCCCGCTGGGGCATGGGACAGTTCCCAgggcttggtggggagggggttggtcCCAGTCGTCGAGGTTACAGAGGGACAGAGACCCATAGAGCGGAGGCCGACCGCTTTGAGTTGGCAGCCTCTCTGCGCAGAGGTGGGATATCTTGGCTGCTTTTTCCTCCAGGTCAGTGACCTGTCTTTTCATGACTCCCTGGCTACTTTTGTTGCCATCCTCATCGCTCGGCAGTGTCTGCTCCTTGAGGATCTGATTCGCTGTGCTGCCATCCCTTCGCTCCTTAATGCCGGTGAACTGCCAATCCATAATCCCTAGAATTTCTGTACCCTAAGTTTGACTAGATACCCGATGGCCACACACTCACTGTTCAGTGTGAGGCTCCCCAGTACCACCAGAGGCTGCTGGTCCAGTGGTGTGCCTTGCTCTGGGAGTGGCCTCATTCTAACCGGCCATTGGTGGCCCCTGTCTTTCGATCTTTCCGTGTTTTGACCCTCCGAGGGACTCCCCTTGCACTGTAAGACAGTTGGTTGCCCCACCTCTCCTTGGGCATTATCTTGTCATATTTCCTTTTGCCTGACTTTGCCTTCCCTTGCAGCCCTTTGCCAACACCGTGTCCCTTCGCCCtgtccaatatattttttttaagcttgcaGTGAACAGGACTCTGAGCCGGGGGCCCGGCTTACCTGCCGCATCCTCCTCCACCTTTTCAAGACGCCACAACTCAATCCTTGCCAGTCGGACGGAAGTAAGTGACCCTGATCTGGGCCAGCCAGCAGTAGAAAATGTGACTGCCActgccaccgccccccccccccccccccccccccccccgtttctaCTTTTGCTTCCCCTGACTTCAGCTCCCTCCCCAGACAAGCCTACAGTAGGAATCCGTTCCTCCTGTGACCGCCACCTGCTGGCTGCCTCCCAGAACCGCATAGTGGATGGAGCTGTGTTTGCTGTTCTCAAGGCTGTGTTTGTACTTGGTATGGGATAGGAAGGGAGCAGTGCCAAAAGTGTGTGTGGGGTGGAGTACCAGCCGAGCTACAGAGGACAGTCTTTCTCCCTCCTGAAGGTGGTCTCTCGGACCTCTGGGGAGGAGAGGCGGGAGGGAAGTGTATTTCTGTCCCCTAGGGCCGGATTTGGGGAGTTGCTGCCTCTGTGGGTCCGGGCTGGGTCTCTCCACTGTGTTCAGATCTCACTCTGCCCTTCCCTATCTGCCACCCTTGAACCACAGGGGATGCGGAACTGAAGGGTTCAGGCTTCACTGTGACAGGAGGAACAGAAGAACttccagaggaggagggaggaggtggcagTGGCGGTCGGAGGCAGGGTGGCCGCAACATCTCTGTGGAGACAGCCAGTCTGGACGTCTATGCCAAGTACGTGCTGCGCAGCATCTGCCAACAGGTCAGTCTCACCTTCCCCCCTCAGGCCGCCTCGGTGCCTTTCTAGAGCATAGTCCTGTTTTCCGTGATCACGCCACCTTTCCCCTATACATCATGGCCTTTGTCAACCCCCAGCCCGTCCCCCTTATCCCTCACCCCGCTCACCGGTTGCCCCAGTGCCCTAATGACCAGCTTCCTCAGGAATGGGTAGGAGAGCGTTGCCTTAAATCGCTGTGTGAGGACAGCAACGACCTGCaagaccctgtgctgagcagtGCCCAGGCCCAGCGCCTCATGCAGCTCATCTGCTACCCGTACCGCTTGCTGGACAATGAGGATGGGGAGAACCCCCAGCGGCAGCGCATTAAGCGCATTCTCCAGGTAGGCCAAGGTGATGGGGGTCTTGGAGGAACCAGGGGCCAGGGCCCGGGGTGAAACCATAGGAACcctgagagaaggagaggaggatggtcaaggaggaagacagacaagGATGTGGGCAAAAGGTGGTGAGGAAAACAGCTTGGACGTGGGTTTAGAAGTCATGTCAACATGGTCTAGACCCTTGAGTCAGCCAGTGGCTGAGGGTGCGGCTGTTAGGAGTGGAACTGCAGCTCAGCAGCGCAAGGCCCAACATCTGGGAAGCCTAGTTCTGGGCCTTGCTTGTTGGGCatttgctccctgctcagtccccAATGGTGGGCGTACCCAATAGCTCCCAGTTATAGAGCATCCGCTTTGTGCTGAGTGTTGTGCACAGCACTCTGTGTTTGTCCACCTATTTAGACTGTCCAGCCCTGTAAAGGAAGTAGGGGTGTCTGTGTTTGACCAACGAGGACTCCCAGGCTTGAAGAGcataagtgactttcccaaggttacacagctagtaagctTAAGAGTCAGCATGTGAACCCAGGTGGGCCTGTGctatgcccccccacccccccgccgcatCCCCTACTCCGTCCCCACTTGGCCAAGCTGCTTCAGACATTAGGGTAACTGGAGggagggtggagaaagagagccATCTGGAAGAGCTACAGGAATGAGGTCTTCTCAGCCTAGAGGAGATAATGTCACAGAGAGATTAACTCGCAGTAGCAGCCTTCAGATTTGGAACGGACTTTGAGGAGCTGGTTTAAaataggagaagcaggcttcaacTTGAACATCAAGGATTTAGGGTAAGCATTAGGGAGGACTCACCTCTGCAAAGGAATGTGAGGCCGTGGAACAGGAGACCAGGGGAAGGTGAAGTTTTCCTGAAccgcttttatttatttttttaaaaaagattttatggggcacctgggtggctcagtgggttaagcctctgtcttcggctcaggttatgatctcagggtcctgggattgagccccacatcaggctctctgcttggcagggagcctgcttcctcctctctctctctctctctgcctgcctctctgcctacttgtgatctttctgtcaaataaataaaatcttttaaaaaaataaaataaaataaaaaagattttatttatttatttgtcagagagagagagtgagagagagcgagagagtgagcacaggcagacagagtggcaggcggaggcagagggcgaagcaggctccctgctgagcaaggagcctgaggtgggactcaatcccaggatgttgggatcatgacctgagccgaaggcagccgcttaaccaactgggccacccaggcgttccctgAACCGCTTTTAAAATAGGGTGGATTTTCAGCCCTTTTGGGTCGTGTCGGTGGAGGCTTTCCTAAGGAGAGGGACATGGAGGTTCCTTTCAGACCTGTAGGCTTATGTGTTTCAAGGTTGCAAGAGGTCAGGAACTGGTCTTGGGGTGGTGAGTGGCTGGGGCCGGGGGACATGTTGATGATGAGCCTGGGAGCGGTGTCTCTGTCACAGAACTTGGACCAGTGGACCATGCGCCAGTCATCTTTGGAGCTGCAGCTCATGATCAAGCAGACCCCTAACAATGTGAGTGGTGCCTGGCCCTCTCTTTCCCGTGCCCGCTTCCAGCTCCACATGCCTCACAAGGGTGGGTCACCACAGAAAAACCCATGTCCTGCCCTTGGGTTCTTgggctgagagagaagagaggacgGGAAGATGGCAGACTGCGTGGGGCTGAGGAATAGGGAGGTGGGCTGGGAGAGCTGGGGCTCTGCGCCGTGGGGGAAGGTTGGCGGTGGTGGTGGCAGAGGCTGTTTCTGTGGTCATGACAGTGAGGAGGTGTTCGAGGAGAAGATAGTGGGGAATTGGAGAAATGGGGAGGTGCTGGAGGGCACAGCTCCCAGCAGAGTTGTCTCTCCCCACTCTCATTACCCTCCAGATGCCTTTCTCCGCCCTCATTTCCTACATCTCCTACCATCTGTTTTCCTTCATCCCCAGTTACCTAGTACCCCATGTGCCTTTcatccccctgccccaggagatGAACTCCCTCTTGGAGAACATCGCCAAGGCCACAATTGAGGTTTTCCAGCAGTCAGCAGAGACGGGGTCTTCTTCTGGAAGCACTGCCAGCAACATGCCCAGCAGCAGCAAGACCAAGCCAGTGCTCAGGTTGGGAAAAAATGTGTTCAGATCCCTTATGAGTTGTTCTGCTAGCGTAAATGATTTCAGTCTCACAGAGGTTCTAGGTCTGTCCGTcaggtgaggggaggaggggtgctTCCACCCTGGTCTGGCTCCTTTGGGACACTGTGTGCTCTGTCTGTCCTCCAGCTCTCTAGAGCGCTCTGGTGTGTGGCTGGTGGCCCCCCTCATTGCTAAACTGCCCACCTCAGTCCAGGGGCATGTGTTAAAGGCGGCCGGGGAAGAACTGGAGAAGGGTCAGCACCTGGGTTCCTCTTCCCGCAAAGAACGTGACCGACAAAAGCAGAAGAGGTAGAGTGGCTGTGGAGGGGACCAAGATTGAGGGGTAGAAAGGAGAGGATGCAGggccagggaagaaaaaaatctgggacACGGGTGGGGATGAGAAAtcacaggaaagtggaaaatTGGAGGGTAAGAGTGGACACAGTTGAGCAAAAGGCTAGAtcttttttggttaattttatttatttgagagagagagacagagatagcgagagagagcacaaggtgggggaggagagggagaagcaggctccccactgagcagggagctccatgtgggactcgatcccaggacccaggaatcatgacctcagctgagggcagatgcttaacctgactGTGCCCCCCCCAGGCAACCCAAGAGGCTAGATCTTGAGAGAGTAGAGTCTGGGGCTTGGAATGATGAGATGGGCAGCTGCCTAATTCACATCTCATGGTCCTGtccttgttcttttcctcttcctcccttctttagCATGTCCCTGTTGAGCCAGCAGCCATTCTTATCCCTGGTGCTGACGTGTCTGAAAGGGCAGGATGAGCAGCGTGAGGGCCTTCTCACCTCCCTCTACAGCCAGGTGCACCAGGTACAGGCCCTGGAGCCACTGAGCTGCGCCAGAGGGCAGAAATGGGTGCCCCCGAGGCCACCATGTCCCCAGAACCTCCAGTACTTAACGGTCAACGCCTTGAGTGTTTGGGGATGGAAATGAGAAGATGCCGAAAGCTGGTCGTTATGCTTGTTTCTGTCTCAGATTGTGAATAACTGGCGGGACAACCAGTACTTAGATGATTGCAAACCAAAGCAGCTCATGCACGAGGCTCTCAAGCTGCGGCTCAACCTGGTGAGGGGGGGTCCGGGGAGAAAAAAGATGTGGGTGGGACTAGAACTGCTCCATAGAGATGCCTCCCCACTCCAGCGctggccaggggtgggggcggagggtgCTGAGATGGAGGGCCCAATTTCCACCGGGTCTTTGAGTACTGATCTGGCCCTCCTCAAGACATGGGACCGAAAGTGGTTGAAAGTCTGGATCCTTGCAGAGACCCTGCCTCAGTACCCTAGATTCTGGCTGGGACCCTGGAAACCCACCGTGGAATGTTGAGCGGAATCCTGGACATCCCTTAGTCCAGCTCCCATGGGTTCCTAAGTCAGGAACCCGAGGCCCAGAGGGGCCAAGAATGTAGTCATTGGCCTAGACTCACATAACAGATCCTGGGTCCGACTGGTACGTGGTGGGAGCTGGGCGAAGTGGCAGCCAGGCTGGGTTCTGCTGTGAGCTTTCCCGAAATGCCAGCCTTCAGATGCCCCTGAGCCATCTGACAGGCTCGTTGTGGCCCTGGCAGGTGGGGGGCATGTTTGACACGGTGCAGCGCAGCACCCAGCAGACCACCGAGTGGGCCATGCTCCTCTTGGAGATCATCATCAGCGGCACCGTGGACATGCAGTCCAACAAGTAAAGtacccccaccctctgccctcagTCTTGCGCCTGGGAGGTAGTCCCTTCCCCAATGCCAGGTGCAGGACGCCCTGCGGCTGGCGCAGCTCTCCCTACTTGGCTCCCACCCTGGAGCCACTGTCTGGCCTAGCCTCTTTCCTCTCTGGTTCTCTCCCGGTCTTCTCATCACAGCGAGCTCTTCACCACTGTGCTGGACATGCTGAGTGTGCTCATCAACGGGACCCTGGCCGCGGACATGTCTAGCATCTCTCAGGGCAGCATGGAGGAGAATAAACGTGCCTACATGAACCTGGTGAAGAAGCTACGGGTGAGCAGAGGAAGCGAGGGCACGGCTCTGGTGGCGGGGGATGGGGACCGGCCCCTCggctccctctcccctgacctTGCGCACGCCGTTCGACTTCGTTCAGGCCAGAGCcgcctcccctccacctccctgtcCACTTCTTGTTATCTGTACAGCAAGGGTTTACTGAGTGTCGTCGTCGTGCCTGTTTCTCTGCTGTCCCTTGAGACTTCCCATCACTCCTTTGCTGTGTCCTTGAACCCTTGCCTGTCTTCCTGTGCCTGCAGAAAGAACTGGGGGAGCGCCAGTCAGACAGTCTGGAAAAAGTTCTCCAGCTGCTGCCACTGCCCAAGCCGACCAGAGATGTCATCACCTGTGAGCCGCAGGGCTCCCTCATCGACACCAAGGGCAACAAGATTGCAGGCTTCGATTCCATCTTCAAGAAGGAGGCACGTCCCCTTTTCCTCCCATCCCTTTTCCTATTGCAGCACCGATCCCCTCACACCCAgcttttccctcctctgggcAAGAGCTCTCCCTGCATGAACCTTGCTGCTACGACTGGCTTACCAGGTGGGGGAGTCCATGGGGCTCTGCTGGCAACAGCTGTCTCTGGGGTGTGGAGCTGatcactgaactttttttttttaattaacatttctgCACCCCATCTTGAGAATCTCATCCTCATTCATCTGTCTCTTcacctctacccacctccccccatctGCACCCACCTTTGAACAGACAACCCATTTCTCAGCACCCTGTCCTCCTCCACCCTGGCCAGCACCCCACCCATCTGTCTGGCCAGCTGCTGGATCTCTGTTACCCTGCATTCACCCGTGCCAGCTCCCCCATCTCTGCAAAACTTTCCCTGCCCCTCGTCTCTGTCAGCTGCAGTGTTTGTTGAGTAACCCGATTGGCTGTGGAGAGccgagagggggagggaaaaaagaggaggCAGAGTCTAAAATCTAGAGTCCAGTCCAGTCACATGTACTCTGTCTTCACTCCTTTTCCTGGcccatttgtctgtctttctgagtctttctctctctctctgtctctgcctgactctctcccttggcccttctctgtgtctctttgtgcacctctttgtctctcttcctgtttctgtctctttctctgtttttgcctttcagtctcttcctgccttcctgttgCTGTGTCTTCCTTTGAATGTCAGCATCTGTGTGTCCCTGcccatcaccctctcccctctgatctctgtctgctcTGAGCGTGTACCTCAGAGTACACGCTGTTGGTGTGCATGTGTTTTCATGTCCATCCCTCTCACCGTCTCCCAGGAACTGACCCGGGCctgggtttgtttttggtttttggttttttggggttttgttttttttttttctccgttTGATTGCCAACAGATCCTTACCCCTCTCCTACAAGCCCTTAAGGTCTGTCTCCTGTTTGCCAAATCTCATTAGCTCACTGTGTGTCATTTTCTGGAGCAGGGTCTACAGGTTTCTACCAAACAAAAGATCTCTCCCTGGGATCTTTTTGAGGGCTTGAAGCCATCCGCGCCACTGTCCTGGGGCTGGTTTGGAACAGTCCGGGTGGACCGGCGTGTGGCCCGAGGAGAGGAGCAGCAGCGCTTGCTGCTGTATCACACCCACCtgcggccccggccccgcgcctATTATCTGGAGCCGCTCCCGCTGCCCCCGGAAGATGAGGagccccctgctcccaccctgtTAGAGCCTGAGAAGAAGGCTCCAGAGCCCCCCAAAACTGACAAACCTGGGGCCGCTCCACCCAGTACTGAGGAACGCAAGAAGAAATCCACCAAGGGCAAGAAACGCAGCCAGCCACCCACCAAGACAGAGGTTAGCGCtgccccccccaaacccccaccccattATGCTGccacagcctctctctctctgccccccacctcatAATTCTGTGCAGCTGCTGGTTTCTGAGGGAagtgaaggggaggtggggaagaggtgCCATAAGAATAACAAAAATGAGTCACATAGGTCTAGCTCCTTTGCAGCCCTGGTCCCCCACCTTGTCCCACCTCTCCCCTGTACCCCCTACCCAAGTTACAGTccactcaccttcctcctctgctcttcATGCAGGACTATGGAATGGGCCCGGGAAGGAGTGGCCCCTATGGTGTGACGGTGCCCCCAGACCTCTTGCACCACACTAACCCTGCTTCCATATCGCATCTGAGCTACAGGCAGGGCTCCATAGGCCTGTACACCCAGAACCAGCCACTCCCTGCAGGTGAGAGCCAGCCCCTAGGAAGGGGAGTTACCTGAGCATCCCTCCTGCCTGAGGGACAATGTCGCATCCCTGAGAATGTGCCCATGACCGGGACACTGAGCAGGAACTCAGGGAATGGGGAGCCTGGAAAGGTCAGCCTTCTCCCCTTTCCAGGCGGCCCTCGTGTGGACCCGTACCGCCCTGTGCGGTTACCGATGCAGAAGCTGCCCACCCG
Coding sequences:
- the MED12 gene encoding mediator of RNA polymerase II transcription subunit 12 isoform X6, giving the protein MAAFGILSYEHRPLKRPRLGPPDVYPQDPKQKEDELTALNVKQGFNNQPAVSGDEHGSAKNVNFNPAKISSNFSSIIAEKLRCNTLPDTGRRKPQVNQKDNFWLVTARSQSAINTWFTDLAGTKPLTQLAKKVPIFSKKEEVFGYLAKYTVPVMRAAWLIKMTCAYYASINETKVKKRHVIDPFMEWTQIITKYLWEQLQKMAEYYRPGPAGSGGCGSTIGPLPHDVEVAIRQWDYNEKLAMFMFQDGMLDRHEFLTWVLECFEKIRPGEDELLKLLLPLLLRYSGEFVQSAYLSRRLAYFCTRRLALQLDGVSSHSSHVMSTQSTSTLPTTPAPQPPTSSTTSTPFSDLLMCPQHRPLVFGLSCILQTILLCCPSALVWHYSLTDSRIKTGSPLDHLPIAPSNLPMPEGNSAFTQQVRAKLREIEQQIKERGQAVEVRWSFDKCQEATAGFTIGRVLHTLEVLDSHSFERSDFSNSLDSLCNRIFGLGPSKDGHEISSDDDAVVSLLCEWAVSCKRSGRHRAMVVAKLLEKRQAEIEAERCGESEAADEKGSIASGSLSAPSAPIFQDVLLQFLDTQAPMLTDPRSESERVEFFNLVLLFCELIRHDVFSHNMYTCTLISRGDLAFGAPGPRPPSPFDDPADDSERKETEGSSSSKLEDPGLSESMDIDPSSSVLFEDMEKPDFSLFSPTMPCEGKGSPSPEKPDVEKDVKPPPKEKIEGTLGVLYDQPRHVQYATHFPIPQEESCSHECNQRLVVLFGVGKQRDDARHAIKKITKDILKVLNRKGTAETDQLAPIVPLNPGDLTFLGGEDGQKRRRNRPEAFPTAEDIFAKFQHLSHYDQHQVTAQVSRNVLEQITSFALGMSYHLPLVQHVQFIFDLMEYSLSISGLIDFAIQLLNELSVVEAELLLKSSDLVGSYTTSLCLCIVAVLRHYHACLILNQDQMAQVFEGLCGVVKHGMNRSDGSSAERCILAYLYDLYTSCSHLKSKFGELFSDFCSKVKNTIYCNVEPSESNMRWAPEFMIDTLENPAAHTFTYTGLGKSLSENPANRYSFVCNALMHVCVGHHDPDRVNDIAILCAELTGYCKSLSAEWLGVLKALCCSSNNGTCGFNDLLCNVDVSDLSFHDSLATFVAILIARQCLLLEDLIRCAAIPSLLNAACSEQDSEPGARLTCRILLHLFKTPQLNPCQSDGNKPTVGIRSSCDRHLLAASQNRIVDGAVFAVLKAVFVLGDAELKGSGFTVTGGTEELPEEEGGGGSGGRRQGGRNISVETASLDVYAKYVLRSICQQEWVGERCLKSLCEDSNDLQDPVLSSAQAQRLMQLICYPYRLLDNEDGENPQRQRIKRILQNLDQWTMRQSSLELQLMIKQTPNNEMNSLLENIAKATIEVFQQSAETGSSSGSTASNMPSSSKTKPVLSSLERSGVWLVAPLIAKLPTSVQGHVLKAAGEELEKGQHLGSSSRKERDRQKQKSMSLLSQQPFLSLVLTCLKGQDEQREGLLTSLYSQVHQIVNNWRDNQYLDDCKPKQLMHEALKLRLNLVGGMFDTVQRSTQQTTEWAMLLLEIIISGTVDMQSNNELFTTVLDMLSVLINGTLAADMSSISQGSMEENKRAYMNLVKKLRKELGERQSDSLEKVLQLLPLPKPTRDVITCEPQGSLIDTKGNKIAGFDSIFKKEGLQVSTKQKISPWDLFEGLKPSAPLSWGWFGTVRVDRRVARGEEQQRLLLYHTHLRPRPRAYYLEPLPLPPEDEEPPAPTLLEPEKKAPEPPKTDKPGAAPPSTEERKKKSTKGKKRSQPPTKTEDYGMGPGRSGPYGVTVPPDLLHHTNPASISHLSYRQGSIGLYTQNQPLPAGGPRVDPYRPVRLPMQKLPTRPPYPGVLPTTMTGVMGLEPSYKTSVYRQQQPAVPQGQRLRQQLQAKISQGILGQSSVHQMTPSSSYGLQTSQGYTPYVSHVGLQQHAGPAGTMVPPSYSSQPYQSTHPSTNPTLVDPTRHLQQRPSGYVHQQAPTYGHGLTSTQRFSHQTLQQAPMIGAMTPLGAQGVQAGVRSASILPEQQQQQQQQQQQQQQQQQQQQQQQQQQQYHIRQQQQQQILRVKP
- the MED12 gene encoding mediator of RNA polymerase II transcription subunit 12 isoform X12; protein product: MAAFGILSYEHRPLKRPRLGPPDVYPQDPKQKEDELTALNVKQGFNNQPAVSGDEHGSAKNVNFNPAKISSNFSSIIAEKLRCNTLPDTGRRKPQVNQKDNFWLVTARSQSAINTWFTDLAGTKPLTQLAKKVPIFSKKEEVFGYLAKYTVPVMRAAWLIKMTCAYYASINETKVKKRHVIDPFMEWTQIITKYLWEQLQKMAEYYRPGPAGSGGCGSTIGPLPHDVEVAIRQWDYNEKLAMFMFQDGMLDRHEFLTWVLECFEKIRPGEDELLKLLLPLLLRYSGEFVQSAYLSRRLAYFCTRRLALQLDGVSSHSSHVMSTQSTSTLPTTPAPQPPTSSTTSTPFSDLLMCPQHRPLVFGLSCILQTILLCCPSALVWHYSLTDSRIKTGSPLDHLPIAPSNLPMPEGNSAFTQQVRAKLREIEQQIKERGQAVEVRWSFDKCQEATAGFTIGRVLHTLEVLDSHSFERSDFSNSLDSLCNRIFGLGPSKDGHEISSDDDAVVSLLCEWAVSCKRSGRHRAMVVAKLLEKRQAEIEAERCGESEAADEKGSIASGSLSAPSAPIFQDVLLQFLDTQAPMLTDPRSESERVEFFNLVLLFCELIRHDVFSHNMYTCTLISRGDLAFGAPGPRPPSPFDDPADDSERKETEGSSSSKLEDPGLSESMDIDPSSSVLFEDMEKPDFSLFSPTMPCEGKGSPSPEKPDVEKDVKPPPKEKIEGTLGVLYDQPRHVQYATHFPIPQEESCSHECNQRLVVLFGVGKQRDDARHAIKKITKDILKVLNRKGTAETDQLAPIVPLNPGDLTFLGGEDGQKRRRNRPEAFPTAEDIFAKFQHLSHYDQHQVTAQVSRNVLEQITSFALGMSYHLPLVQHVQFIFDLMEYSLSISGLIDFAIQLLNELSVVEAELLLKSSDLVGSYTTSLCLCIVAVLRHYHACLILNQDQMAQVFEGLCGVVKHGMNRSDGSSAERCILAYLYDLYTSCSHLKSKFGELFSDFCSKVKNTIYCNVEPSESNMRWAPEFMIDTLENPAAHTFTYTGLGKSLSENPANRYSFVCNALMHVCVGHHDPDRVNDIAILCAELTGYCKSLSAEWLGVLKALCCSSNNGTCGFNDLLCNVDVSDLSFHDSLATFVAILIARQCLLLEDLIRCAAIPSLLNAACSEQDSEPGARLTCRILLHLFKTPQLNPCQSDGNKPTVGIRSSCDRHLLAASQNRIVDGAVFAVLKAVFVLGDAELKGSGFTVTGGTEELPEEEGGGGSGGRRQGGRNISVETASLDVYAKYVLRSICQQEWVGERCLKSLCEDSNDLQDPVLSSAQAQRLMQLICYPYRLLDNEDGENPQRQRIKRILQNLDQWTMRQSSLELQLMIKQTPNNEMNSLLENIAKATIEVFQQSAETGSSSGSTASNMPSSSKTKPVLSSLERSGVWLVAPLIAKLPTSVQGHVLKAAGEELEKGQHLGSSSRKERDRQKQKSMSLLSQQPFLSLVLTCLKGQDEQREGLLTSLYSQVHQIVNNWRDNQYLDDCKPKQLMHEALKLRLNLVGGMFDTVQRSTQQTTEWAMLLLEIIISGTVDMQSNNELFTTVLDMLSVLINGTLAADMSSISQGSMEENKRAYMNLVKKLRKELGERQSDSLEKVLQLLPLPKPTRDVITCEPQGSLIDTKGNKIAGFDSIFKKEGLQVSTKQKISPWDLFEGLKPSAPLSWGWFGTVRVDRRVARGEEQQRLLLYHTHLRPRPRAYYLEPLPLPPEDEEPPAPTLLEPEKKAPEPPKTDKPGAAPPSTEERKKKSTKGKKRSQPPTKTEDYGMGPGRSGPYGVTVPPDLLHHTNPASISHLSYRQGSIGLYTQNQPLPAGGPRVDPYRPVRLPMQKLPTRPPYPGVLPTTMTGVMGLEPSYKTSVYRQQQPAVPQGQRLRQQLQAKIQSQGILGQSSVHQMTPSSSYGLQTSQGYTPYVSHVGLQQHAGPADPTRHLQQRPSGYVHQQAPTYGHGLTSTQRFSHQTLQQAPMIGAMTPLGAQGVQAGVRSASILPEQQQQQQQQQQQQQQQQQQQQQQQQQQQYHIRQQQQQQILRVKP